One genomic segment of Triplophysa rosa linkage group LG22, Trosa_1v2, whole genome shotgun sequence includes these proteins:
- the apc gene encoding adenomatous polyposis coli protein isoform X1, with product MAAASYDQLLKQVEVLKMENSNLRQELEDNSNHLNKLETEAFNMKEVLKQLQGTIKEDSKESQGQIEFLERIKEMSLDPNSFSGVKLRSKASLQGSGSAHSSDSSPSPSPMSSFSRRGVTGGGRESAGYLEELEKERSLLMAELEKEEKEKDWYYAQLQNLTKRIDSLPLTENFSLQTDMTRRQLEYEARQIRAAMEEQLGTCQDMENRAQARVARIQQIEKDMLRIRTRLQTQSIDSEVKHEAVTQAEGAHGSGDAGGGSAACSQGSSSRLDHDSSNDMSSAGSYSVPRRMTSHLGTKVEMVYSLLSMLGTHDKDDMSRTLLAMSSSQDSCIAMRQSGCLPLLIQLLHGNDKDSVLLGNSRGSKEARARASAALHNIIHSQPDDKRGRREIRVLHLLEQIRAYCETCWEWQESHERGVDQDKNPMPSPVEHQICPAVCVLMKLSFDEEHRHAMNELGGLQAIGELLQVDCEIYGLTSDHYSVTLRRYAGMALTNLTFGDVANKATLCSMKGCMRAMVAQLKSESEDLQQVIASVLRNLSWRADVNSKKILREVGSVRALMECALEVQKESTLKSVLSALWNLSAHCTENKADICTVPGALAFLVSTLTYRSQTNTLAIIESGGGILRNVSSLIATNEEHRQILRENSCLQTLLQHLKSHSLTIVSNACGTLWNLSARNAKDQEALWDMGAVSMLKNLIHSKHKMIAMGSAAALRNLMANRPAKFKDANIMSPGSSLPSLHVRKQKALFEELDAQHLSETFDNIDNLSPKASHRVKPRHKHNIYGDYDGVGRSDGYSPNGVGVRSPYMNTPVLSSPSSRDNRGNAENVRAERDRSLDRERRGFLSDAEPAKRMVQIPTTAAHIAVVMEEVKSMHLSMDDRTTGSTSDPHVVQDDLMRRPTAVHGHQNMYNYKTDSSGRPCPMPKLDYGASNDSLNSVNSTDGYGKRGQMKPSVDSYSEDDESKCCVYRKYPADLAHKIHNANHMEDDNGDLDTPINYSLKYSDEQLNSGRQSPSQNERWARPKLLDDETKRHDQKPPRSQSPGYPMYTEGISDGEDKLNKFQPRFVQQDMSGFRPRGSNEQINSGSNHGLNKKISQTMCAVDDYADDKPTNYSERYSEEEQPDDQTNYSLKYNEDHHVEQPIDYSLKYAEAVSKKAMFSHSKPSSAQSSVKDHLSQDSSSSVTSLKNQGRQKQLHPSSAQSRPGPTRAVQKNPTCKAPTINQETLQTYCVEDTPICFSRGSSLSSLSSEEDEMESCKRNVNSANNYQTLPISEKGSVNSMAPDQRKSESQSSVHYVRMKPPRHQGTHLGHNDGPRHHKTVEFSSGAKSPSKSGAQTPKSPPEHYIQETPLMFSRCTSVSSLDSFESHSIASSVQSEPCSGMVSGIISPSDLPDSPGQTMPPSRNKTPPPPPPRTTSVKQKVAVPPHSEKRDLPPRHTVNAAVQKVQVLPDNDTLLHFATESTPDGFSCASSLSALSLDEPFIQKDIGLNIMPPVHEDDHSVEAEHEKEDLKEPKVQQNPPSASEVGKDILDDSDDDDDIEILEACINSAMPTKSSRKPKKQSPSPTSRSIPPPVARKPSQLPVYKLLPSQSRGQQQKHLTLAHGEDMPRVYCVEGTPINFSTATSLSDLTIDSPPNELVCMESSAPHAEVSSQRRDTLPEGKSAETKDTASSRSALVENEGDDILAECINSAMPKSKIHKPFRVQKMPDQSQHPSTATGSLVQQDLEKKKPTSPVKPMPQSSEYRARMLKRPEGPNNLQDVVSYPDKNKETQKQEPKIVSREFADKPAAPEERTRTGFAFDSPHHYTPIEGTPYCFSRNDSLSSLDFEDDDLDLSKEKAELRKDKEQRKVLPLKCSAEQPVNTSRVPVFQMAPTKPLQKQASFPQAAKENTVAVCDEKQKFSIEDTPVCFSRNSSLSSLSDIDQENNNKDCSHKDDVTQMEVPRRQASGYAPKAFHVEDTPVCFSRNSSLSSLSIDSEDDLLQECISSAMPKKKKQPPRSKSEETEAKEEKTIMADGILSEEPDLILDLTDTHSPISEQALSPDSESFDWKAIQEGANSIVSSLHQAAASLSRQGSSDSDSILSLKSGISIGSPFHLPLNQDDNKPAANKGARILKPGEKSTLEAKKKEEESAKSLKGGKKVYKSLITGKPRPSLESMASQHRQAQAPVISRGRTMVHVPGVRSSSPSTSPVPKKPPPRGQLSKPPSQAPGPGISPRTMKTQASSEPSPARDLPSAQVGSSKASSRSGSRDSTPSRPVQQSLTRPMQSPGRASVSPGRNGLSPSNKLSQLPRTASPSAASTKSSGSGRMSYTSPGRQLGQQTPTKQSGLPRSTSGIPRSESASKILNHCGATGPSKKAELSRMSSTKSSGSESDRSEKPGLVRQSTFIKEAPSPTLKRKLEESASFESLSPSSPSQSQTPVSSPSLPDMSLSLPYQASGLRKSPHGQNSVENGDGKSLRRQDISRSHSESPSRLPVNRTGTWKREHSKHSSSLPRVGTWKRTGSSSSILSASSESSEKGRSEDERQPTNPPHKSGKEGGLERKGTWRKMKESEIAPSMTLDLPEATCDAAYSMGAAMSKTEDVWVRIEDCPINNPRSSKSPTANTPPVIDSLPIKGLPCDSSESHLKLANENSAMGHLGSETNLNLLSTESLVKKVTELKPAPSNPNIGPEVHEFPVAERTPFSSSNSSKHSSPSGAVAARVSPFNYTPSPRKSSADNTTPRPSQIPTPVTNNGKKRDTKGDTTESGSYIVTSV from the exons GTCTTTACTGATGGCTGAGCTTGAGAAAGAAGAAAAGGAGAAAGATTGGTATTACGCCCAGTTGCAGAACCTCACCAAACGGATCGACAGTCTGCCGCTCACCGAGAAT TTTTCTCTGCAGACCGACATGACGCGCAGACAGCTGGAATACGAGGCCCGTCAGATCAGAGCCGCCATGGAGGAACAACTGGGCACGTGCCAGGACATGGAGAACCGGGCACAG GCGCGTGTGGCGCGGATACAGCAGATTGAGAAAGACATGCTGAGGATTCGGACGCGCTTGCAGACGCAGTCGATTGACTCGGAG GTCAAGCACGAGGCTGTGACGCAAGCCGAAGGCGCCCATGGGTCGGGAGACGCTGGCGGAGGCAGTGCCGCATGCTCTCAG GGCTCCAGTTCTCGGTTGGATCATGACTCATCCAATGACATGAGCAGCGCTGGAAGTTACTCTGTCCCACGCCGAATGACAAGTCATCTGGGCACTAAA GTGGAAATGGTCTATTCTCTGCTGTCCATGCTGGGGACCCACGATAAAGACGACATGTCTCGAACGCTCCTGGCCATGTCGAGCTCTCAGGACAGTTGCATTGCCATGCGTCAGTCCGGCTGCTTGCCGCTGCTCATCCAGCTTCTCCATGGCAACGACAAGGATTCCGTGTTGCTCGGAAATTCCCGCGGCAGCAAAGAGGCCCGGGCGAGGGCCAGCGCCGCCCTGCATAACATTATCCATTCACAGCCCGATGACAAGCGCGGCCGGCGGGAGATCCGGGTGCTTCACCTGCTGGAGCAGATTCGAGCTTACTGCGAGACCTGCTGGGAGTGGCAGGAGAGCCACGAGAGAGGTGTGGACCAGGACAAGAATCCAA TGCCCTCTCCTGTAGAGCATCAGATCTGCCCGGCGGTTTGTGTTCTCATGAAACTGTCCTTTGATGAAGAGCACAGACATGCAATGAATGAACTCG GCGGCCTTCAGGCTATCGGGGAGCTGCTACAGGTGGACTGTGAGATCTACGGTCTGACCAGTGACCACTACAGTGTTACCCTCAGACGATATGCTGGGATGGCTCTGACTAATTTAACCTTTGGAGATGTAGCTAACAAG GCCACGCTGTGTTCAATGAAAGGTTGCATGAGGGCCATGGTTGCGCAACTGAAGTCAGAGAGCGAGGACCTACAGCAG GTCATTGCCAGTGTTTTGAGAAACCTGTCATGGAGAGCTGACGTGAACAGCAAGAAAATATTACGAGAGGTTGGAAGCGTCCGGGCTCTGATGGAGTGTGCCTTAGAGGTTCAGAAG GAATCCACGTTAAAAAGTGTCCTGAGTGCCCTTTGGAACCTGTCAGCACATTGCACGGAAAATAAAGCGGATATCTGTACCGTTCCAGGGGCTTTGGCCTTTTTAGTGAGCACTCTAACATACAGAAGCCAGACCAACACCCTCGCCATCATTGAAAGCGGGGGCGGCATCTTAAGAAACGTGTCGAGCCTCATCGCCACAAATGAAGAGCACAG GCAAATTTTGAGAGAAAACAGTTGTCTACAGACTCTTCTCCAGCACCTCAAATCACACAGTCTGACAATAGTAAGCAATGCCTGTGGAACACTATGGAACCTCTCTGCTCGGAATGCAAAAGATCAGGAGGCATTATGGGACATGGGCGCAGTTAGCATGCTGAAAAACCTTATTCACTCCAAGCACAAGATGATAGCTATGGGAAGTGCAGCAGCTTTGAGGAACCTCATGGCCAATCGACCTGCCAAATTCAAGGATGCCAACATAATGTCCCCAGGGTCCAGTTTGCCGTCCCTCCACGTTAGAAAACAGAAAGCACTATTTGAAGAACTAGACGCACAGCACCTCTCCGAAACATTTGATAACATTGACAATTTGAGCCCAAAAGCCTCTCACAGAGTCAAGCCAAGACATAAGCATAACATCTACGGCGACTACGATGGTGTGGGTCGATCAGACGGTTACAGCCCTAACGGAGTCGGCGTTCGCTCGCCTTACATGAACACCCCGGTGCTCTCTAGCCCATCCTCTCGGGACAATAGAGGAAATGCAGAAAACGTCAGAGCTGAGAGGGACCGAAGTCTCGATCGAGAACGAAGGGGATTCCTTTCCGATGCCGAGCCTGCCAAGCGAATGGTTCAGATTCCCACAACTGCCGCTCATATCGCAGTGGTCATGGAGGAAGTGAAGAGTATGCACTTAAGTATGGATGATAGAACAACTGGTTCCACATCGGACCCTCATGTAGTTCAAGATGACTTGATGAGACGCCCCACTGCGGTTCACGGTCACCAAAACATGTACAACTACAAAACGGACTCATCCGGCAGACCGTGCCCAATGCCCAAACTGGATTACGGTGCATCTAATGACAGTCTAAATAGCGTAAACAGCACTGATGGATATGGCAAGAGGGGTCAAATGAAGCCGTCGGTGGACTCGTACTCAGAAGACGATGAGAGCAAATGCTGCGTCTACAGAAAATATCCAGCGGATCTTGCCCATAAGATACACAATGCAAATCACATGGAAGATGACAATGGAGATCTGGACACACCCATTAACTACAGTTTGAAGTATTCAGATGAGCAGCTCAACTCTGGTCGACAAAGCCCAAGCCAGAACGAAAGGTGGGCAAGGCCCAAGCTCCTTGATGATGAAACGAAAAGACATGATCAGAAACCACCCAGATCCCAAAGCCCGGGATACCCCATGTACACCGAAGGCATCAGTGATGGAGAAGACAAACTAAACAAGTTCCAACCCAGGTTTGTTCAACAGGACATGTCTGGATTCAGGCCAAGGGGCTCCAATGAGCAAATAAACAGTGGCTCCAATCATGGACTCAACAAAAAGATTTCTCAAACCATGTGTGCTGTCGATGATTATGCAGATGACAAACCGACTAACTACAGCGAGCGATACTCAGAAGAAGAACAACCTGATGACCAAACAAATTATAGCCTGAAATACAATGAGGATCACCATGTAGAACAGCCCATAGATTACAGTTTGAAATATGCTGAGGCCGTCTCCAAAAAGGCCATGTTTAGTCATTCAAAGCCATCTTCTGCACAAAGCTCTGTTAAAGACCATTTAAGTCAAGATAGTTCCTCCTCTGtgacatctttaaaaaatcaaggTCGACAAAAGCAGCTCCACCCATCGTCCGCTCAAAGCAGACCGGGACCAACAAGAGCAGTTCAGAAGAACCCAACCTGCAAGGCTCCTACAATAAATCAAGAAACACTACAGACGTATTGTGTAGAGGACACTCCCATATGTTTCTCGCGTGGTAGCTCTTTATCGTCATTGTCCTCAGAGGAAGATGAAATGGAAAGCTGCAAACGTAATGTCAATTCGGCTAATAACTACCAAACTCTGCCCATATCAGAAAAAGGCTCCGTAAATAGCATGGCACCAGACCAGAGGAAAAGTGAGAGCCAGTCGTCTGTGCATTATGTCCGCATGAAGCCGCCACGTCATCAAGGAACACACCTGGGACATAACGATGGCCCCAGGCATCACAAAACAGTGGAATTTTCATCTGGTGCTAAATCCCCATCCAAAAGTGGTGCCCAAACGCCAAAAAGTCCTCCTGAACATTACATACAAGAAACTCCTCTCATGTTCAGCAGATGTACCTCTGTCAGCTCCCTGGACAGTTTTGAGAGCCACTCCATTGCAAGTTCTGTGCAGAGTGAACCGTGCAGCGGTATGGTGAGTGGAATTATCAGCCCGAGTGATCTGCCTGACAGCCCTGGACAAACAATGCCTCCAAGTCGTAACAAGACGCCGCCACCTCCACCACCACGAACCACATCAGTGAAGCAAAAAGTTGCAGTCCCACCCCATTCTGAAAAACGTGATTTGCCTCCGAGGCACACCGTTAACGCAGCTGTGCAGAAAGTGCAAGTTCTACCAGATAATGACActcttttacattttgccaCCGAAAGCACTCCAGATGGCTTCTCTTGTGCTTCAAGCCTCAGTGCACTAAGTTTAGATGAACCGTTTATTCAGAAAGACATCGGGTTGAACATAATGCCCCCAGTTCATGAAGATGACCACAGTGTTGAGGCAGAGCATGAGAAAGAAGACCTCAAAGAGCCCAAAGTTCAGCAGAACCCACCCTCTGCCTCTGAAGTTGGAAAGGATATCTTGGATGATTCAGATGACGATGATGACATTGAGATTTTGGAGGCCTGCATTAACTCGGCAATGCCAACAAAATCATCAAGGAAACCGAAAAAGCAGTCACCTTCACCCACTTCTAGAAGTATCCCCCCACCCGTGGCTCGCAAACCAAGTCAGCTTCCTGTTTATAAATTGTTACCTTCACAAAGTAGAGGGCAGCAGCAGAAACATTTGACCCTAGCCCACGGTGAAGACATGCCACGTGTATACTGTGTTGAGGGAACGCCCATTAACTTCTCTACAGCAACATCACTCAGTGACCTCACTATTGATTCACCCCCGAATGAGCTGGTTTGTATGGAAAGTTCGGCTCCCCATGCAGAAGTATCCAGTCAAAGACGAGACACCCTACCAGAGGGCAAAAGTGCAGAGACTAAAGATACAGCTTCCTCACGTTCAGCTCTTGTTGAGAATGAAGGCGACGATATTCTTGCAGAGTGCATCAATTCAGCAATGCCCAAAAGCAAAATTCATAAGCCGTTTAGGGTGCAAAAGATGCCTGATCAGTCTCAGCATCCATCTACCGCCACTGGCAGTCTAGTTCAGCAAGACTTGGAAAAGAAAAAGCCAACTTCTCCTGTCAAGCCCATGCCACAAAGCAGTGAGTACAGAGCAAGGATGCTCAAACGGCCAGAAGGTCCTAATAACTTGCAAGATGTAGTATCATATCcagataaaaacaaagaaacccaaaagCAGGAGCCCAAAATAGTCTCAAGAGAATTTGCAGATAAGCCTGCTGCTCCTGAGGAGAGAACACGTACTGGCTTTGCCTTTGATTCTCCGCATCATTACACACCAATTGAGGGCACACCTTATTGTTTCTCCCGCAATGATTCGCTCAGTTCACTTGACTTTGAGGATGATGACCTTGACCTATCTAAGGAAAAAGCAGAGCTGCGAAAAGATAAAGAGCAAAGAAAAGTTCTGCCTTTGAAGTGCAGTGCAGAGCAGCCAGTAAACACCAGCAGGGTACCAGTGTTTCAAATGGCTCCAACAAAACCCCTTCAAAAACAAGCAAGTTTTCCACAAGCAGCCAAAGAAAACACAGTAGCGGTGTGTGatgaaaaacaaaagttttcAATCGAAGACACTCCAGTGTGTTTCTCACGAAATTCGTCGCTTAGTTCTCTGAGTGACATTGAccaagaaaacaacaacaaagattGCTCGCACAAAGATGATGTCACGCAGATGGAAGTACCCAGACGACAAGCATCTGGTTATGCACCCAAAGCCTTTCATGTGGAGGACACCCCTGTGTGTTTCTCTAGAAATAGTTCTCTAAGCTCTCTTAGTATTGATTCTGAAGATGACCTTCTGCAAGAATGCATCAGTTCTGCAATGCCAAAGAAAAAGAAGCAACCACCAAGAAGCAAGTCTGAGGAAACAGAAGCTAAGGAAGAGAAAACCATAATGGCTGATGGCATTTTATCAGAGGAACCAGATCTTATTTTAGacctcacagacacacacagtccTATTTCAGAGCAAGCCTTATCACCAGACTCTGAATCATTTGACTGGAAAGCCATTCAAGAAGGTGCTAATTCTATTGTTAGCAGTTTGCATCAGGCTGCGGCCAGTCTCTCTAGACAAGGTTCTTCTGATTCAGACTCTATTCTTTCTCTCAAATCTGGCATCTCCATTGGGTCACCTTTCCACCTTCCATTAAATCAAGATGACAACAAGCCAGCTGCAAACAAAGGGGCTAGAATATTAAAGCCTGGTGAAAAAAGCACTTTAGAGGCCAAAAAGAAAGAGGAGGAATCTGCTAAAAGCTTGAAAGGGGGAAAGAAAGTTTACAAAAGTCTAATAACAGGAAAGCCCAGACCCAGTCTTGAAAGCATGGCCTCTCAACACAGGCAAGCTCAAGCCCCAGTGATATCCAGAGGGAGAACAATGGTTCACGTTCCTGGTGTGAGAAGCAGTTCTCCCAGCACAAGTCCAGTTCCTAAAAAGCCGCCTCCACGTGGCCAACTGTCAAAACCACCCTCTCAAGCACCAGGTCCTGGAATCTCTCCCAGAACCATGAAAACGCAAGCAAGTTCTGAACCAAGTCCTGCCAGGGATCTGCCATCCGCTCAAGTAGGGTCTAGTAAAGCTTCCTCTCGATCAGGGTCCAGAGACTCCACACCTTCTAGACCAGTTCAGCAATCTCTAACAAGGCCAATGCAGTCTCCTGGTCGTGCCTCCGTCTCACCCGGCAGGAACGGTCTGAGCCCATCTAACAAGTTGTCTCAGCTGCCTCGCACCGCCTCTCCCAGTGCTGCTTCAACAAAATCATCAGGATCTGGCCGCATGAGTTATACATCACCGGGAAGGCAGCTCGGGCAACAGACACCAACAAAGCAAAGTGGTTTGCCAAGAAGTACCAGTGGAATTCCTAGAAGCGAGTCTGCATCAAAAATTCTCAACCATTGTGGAGCCACAGGCCCTTCAAAAAAGGCAGAGTTGTCCCGAATGTCATCAACGAAGTCAAGTGGGAGTGAGTCTGATCGGTCGGAGAAACCTGGACTAGTCCGTCAGTCAACATTCATCAAAGAAGCCCCCAGTCCAACACTAAAAAGAAAATTAGAAGAGTCTGCCTCTTTTGAGTCATTATCTCCTTCCTCCCCAAGCCAGTCACAGACTCCAGTATCTAGTCCGTCTTTGCCTGATATGTCACTTAGTCTACCATACCAAGCAAGTGGTTTGAGAAAGTCCCCCCACGGTCAAAACTCAGTTGAGAATGGTGATGGCAAGTCACTGAGAAGACAGGACATTTCCCGATCCCATTCGGAAAGTCCATCCAGGCTTCCAGTCAACAGGACAGGGACATGGAAAAGGGAGCACAGCAAACATTCGTCGTCTCTCCCAAGAGTCGGCACCTGGAAAAGAACAGGTAGCAGCTCATCCATTCTCTCTGCCTCTTCTGAGTCCAGCGAAAAGGGGAGAAGCGAGGATGAGCGACAGCCCACCAATCCACCTCATAAATCCGGCAAGGAGGGCGGCCTGGAACGGAAAGGAACATGGAGGAAAATGAAAGAGAGCGAAATCGCACCTTCTATGACGTTAGACTTACCAGAAGCAACCTGTGATGCTGCTTACTCAATGGGTGCTGCTATGTCCAAAACGGAAGATGTCTGGGTGAGAATCGAGGACTGTCCCATAAACAACCCAAGGTCTAGTAAATCCCCCACAGCGAACACGCCTCCCGTTATCGATAGTCTGCCAATCAAAGGGCTTCCTTGTGACTCAAGTGAGTCACACTTAAAACTAGCAAATGAGAATTCAGCCATGGGCCATTTGGGGTCAGAAACTAATCTCAATTTGCTCAGTACAGAGTCTCTCGTTAAAAAAGTCACAGAGCTTAAGCCAGCACCAAGTAATCCCAACATTGGCCCGGAGGTCCACGAGTTCCCAGTTGCTGAACGCACGCCTTTTAGCTCAAGTAATTCCAGCAAGCACAGCTCCCCTAGTGGTGCTGTGGCCGCCCGGGTGAGTCCGTTCAATTACACGCCGAGCCCCAGAAAGAGCAGCGCTGACAACACGACACCCAGACCATCTCAGATCCCGACACCCGTTACGAACAATGGGAAAAAGAGAGACACTAAAGGTGACACGACTGAAAGTGGATCCTACATCGTCACCTCTGTTTAA